The following proteins come from a genomic window of Gallalistipes aquisgranensis:
- a CDS encoding iron-containing alcohol dehydrogenase: MENFIFQNPTKLIFGRGTIEKLGGQIPQGKRIMLTFGGGSVRRNGVYDQVTASLRAAGHAFTEFWGIEANPTVETLRKAIAQGKAEGTDFLVAVGGGSVIDGTKLISAGLRYEGDPWEIVLSGRAKGETVPLATVLTLPATGSEMNSGAVISRSETHEKFAFYNRNPEFSILDPEVTYSLPANQIANGLSDTFVHIMEQYMTRPGQSRVMDRWAEGLLLTLVEIAPKIKADPKNYDLMADFMLTATMGLNGFIAMGVEQDWATHQIGHELTALHGLAHGATLAIVLPALLRTLREQKGDKLVQYGERVWGIASGTRDERIDRAIECTEQFFRSLGLATRLPEAGIGRETRDEIVRRFTERGVRFGERQNVDGEMAGRILDNAM, from the coding sequence ATGGAAAACTTCATTTTTCAGAACCCGACCAAGCTGATCTTCGGCCGGGGAACGATCGAGAAACTGGGCGGACAGATTCCGCAGGGGAAACGGATCATGCTCACCTTCGGAGGGGGCAGCGTACGCCGCAACGGCGTCTACGACCAGGTGACGGCGAGTCTCCGCGCCGCCGGACACGCCTTCACCGAGTTCTGGGGCATCGAGGCCAACCCGACCGTGGAGACGCTCCGCAAGGCGATCGCGCAGGGCAAGGCCGAGGGAACCGACTTCCTGGTAGCCGTGGGCGGCGGTTCGGTGATCGACGGCACGAAGCTGATCTCGGCAGGGCTCCGCTACGAGGGCGACCCGTGGGAGATCGTGCTCTCGGGCCGGGCCAAAGGCGAGACGGTGCCGCTGGCTACGGTGCTCACGCTGCCCGCCACGGGCTCCGAGATGAACTCGGGCGCCGTGATCTCCCGCAGCGAGACGCACGAGAAATTCGCGTTCTACAACCGGAACCCCGAGTTCTCGATCCTCGATCCCGAGGTGACCTACTCGCTGCCGGCCAACCAGATCGCCAACGGACTGTCGGACACCTTCGTCCACATCATGGAGCAGTACATGACCCGCCCGGGCCAGTCGCGCGTCATGGACCGATGGGCCGAAGGGCTGTTGCTGACGCTCGTGGAGATCGCCCCGAAGATCAAGGCCGATCCGAAAAACTACGACCTGATGGCCGACTTCATGCTGACGGCCACGATGGGTCTGAACGGCTTCATCGCCATGGGCGTGGAGCAGGACTGGGCCACCCACCAGATCGGCCACGAACTCACGGCGCTGCACGGACTGGCGCACGGTGCCACGCTGGCCATCGTCCTGCCCGCCCTGCTGCGCACGCTCCGCGAACAGAAGGGAGACAAACTGGTGCAGTACGGCGAACGCGTGTGGGGCATCGCCTCCGGCACCCGCGACGAGCGGATCGACCGGGCGATCGAGTGCACGGAGCAGTTCTTCCGCAGTTTGGGGCTGGCTACACGGCTGCCGGAGGCGGGCATCGGCAGGGAGACCCGCGACGAAATCGTCCGCCGGTTCACCGAACGGGGCGTCCGCTTCGGCGAGCGGCAGAACGTGGACGGGGAGATGGCCGGCCGCATTCTGGACAACGCCATGTAA
- a CDS encoding MGMT family protein, protein MTQQERDEFTAAVFDAVRAVPRGRITSYGAIARAVGRPNLSRMVGRILAGCECSRRGIPAHRVLGNGGRLSGKAAFGAPDRLQRLLEEEGLEIRNDRVRRWKEAFWDPAEELLPE, encoded by the coding sequence ATGACCCAACAGGAGAGAGATGAATTCACGGCCGCCGTTTTCGATGCGGTCCGCGCCGTACCCCGCGGCCGGATCACCAGCTACGGAGCGATCGCCCGTGCCGTCGGCCGGCCGAACCTGTCCCGGATGGTGGGACGGATACTCGCGGGCTGCGAGTGTTCCCGCCGCGGCATTCCGGCGCACCGGGTACTCGGAAACGGAGGCCGGCTGTCGGGAAAGGCGGCTTTCGGGGCTCCGGACAGGTTGCAGCGCCTGCTGGAAGAGGAGGGGCTCGAAATCCGGAACGATCGGGTCCGCCGCTGGAAGGAGGCGTTCTGGGACCCGGCCGAGGAGTTGCTGCCCGAATAA